The genomic stretch CAAGGAACAGAATTGCGGGATGTGTGACAACTGCTGTAAGGTAAAGATAAAGAGGGCGAACATGACAATTCCCGCTCAAGACTTTCTATCAAGTGTTTCTCAAACAAATGGGCGTTTCGGAGAAACACATATTATCAATATACTGCTTGGCTCAAAGGCAAGGAAGGTCCTCAAAAACAACCATGCCTTGCTCTCCACCTACGGCATCGGCAAAGAGTATAGCAAAGTACAGTGGAAACATCTGGCATTTCAATTGCTCCAACATGAACTCTTGAAGCGGGATGCACAATACGGCAGTCTCTACTTGACCCCAAAAGGAGAGAGAGTACTCAATGGTGAAGAAGAGTTTCGGGGGATTTCGGTAGGTTCAACAAACAGCGTAAGTGAAAACTCAGACGCTCAGAAAGCAGCATCTAAAAAACCCAACACATACGCTCAGAAACTTTTTGAGAAACTTCAAGACAAGTGTAAAACATTAGAAAAGGCAGAGCAAGAAGGGATTTTCACTAATAGGATGTTAAGAGAAATGGCAACCTCTTTTCCGAGAACCAGAGAGGCATTCGCGCAGATTCGTGGGGTCAGTCTCAGGAAGATGAAAAAATACGCCGATGATTTTTTGGGATAGATTCGATAGAGATCAAAATTGGCGGTTTGAATGCTGATGATGCTACATCCAAAAAGCGAGATGAATACGCACACGATCTTTTTGAGCAACTTCGAGACAAATGTAGAATAGTGGCAAAGACGGAGCAAAGACGGATATTCAATGAGAGGACATTAAAAGAAATGGCAACCTATTTCCCACAAACTGAGGAATCGTTCATCAAGATTCATGGTGTTGGTCCTAAGAAAACAGAAAGATACGCTAAGGTATTTTTACCTATCATCCAAGATTATTGTAAGAAACATGGTGTGAAATCAGTAAAGAACACAAATGAAGCACTGAATACATCTGAGACAGCATCTGAAAAACCGAACGAATACGCTCCGGAACTTTTTGAGCGACTTCGAGAGAAGCGCAAAACGATTGCTGATGAGGAAGGGGTTCGGCCGTTTGGTGTCTTTTGGAACAGGACGTTGGAAGCGATGGCAACTTTTTTTCCATAAACCAAAGAAGAATTTCTACAAATTCAACATGTTACTTCCGCGAAAGCCGAGAAATACGCCGATGATTTTTTACCAATTATCCGTGACTATTGTGAGGAACACTGTCTTTTGTAAGCATTCGTCTTCTCAAAGGTAGAGATTTTCTTCGCTCCTTATCGAACCGTCTTTCATAGCAGGTTCCTCCAGCGTCATATCCAAGACATAAATTATTGAAGAACGAAATAGCCTTGGTCCCAGAAAAAATAAGTTGTGTTTCTGCGGGACAGGGTGTATAATAATCGTATATGTTGGACACCAATGAAGTTCTCTCTTTTTTTCGGGACTCGCTTGGACAGTTTTCAGATAGGAGTGCGAAATGGCTGTTATCCAACCCAGAGAACCTCCGAGGACTCCTTGAAATCATCGGTAGCGATCTTGCAAGTTCTCTGGATTTCAGCAAAGTCCAACGCGTCAACACCACTTTTATCGCCGATAACCTCCGCGAACAAGAATCGGATCTGGTATTCCTCTTACCTTTCCGGGACACCAATGAAACAGAGGTGCTGATCTACATACTCATTGAACATCAATCTACGGTAGACCCTGTGATGGGGTTTCGGTTGCTGTTTTATATGTGTCAGGTCTGGGATCAACAGCGTCAGAAGTGGGTATCCGAGAACGTCCCGAAAAGTGAGTGGCGATTTCGTCCGATCATTCCAGTGGTGTTTTACACGGGTCAACCTAAATGGCAAACGCCCCTCTCGCTTGAGGCGTTGATGGATGTTCCGCAGGCATTGCTGCGATTTATTCCAAGGTTTGAGACGCTTTTTCTCGGTGTCAAGAGCGAACCCGATGCGAATCTCGTGAGGACGGATAGTCCGTTCGGGTGGCTAATGACGGTTTTCAAACGCGAGGACGTTCCTGAGACATCCATGTTCATCTCTGTATTAGAACGGTTGGGGAAACATCTCGGCAATCTCAGTGAATCGGATCGTGGGTCGTGGGAGCAGGCGATCTACTATCTTTACCTGTTAGTTTTCTATCGGCGTTCAGTTGAAGAACGGGGCATCTTAGAGCAGATTGTCTCTGAACACCACAAGGCTTTGGAACTCTCGGCACAGGAGGTAGAACTCATGCAAAGCATGGCAGAACATTACTTAGAGCAAGGTATAGAGCAAGGTATACAGCAAGGGGCACGACAAATGAGTATTGAAAACACCCTTGCCACGCTCAACGCCCGTTTCCCAAGGACAGATGTCAACGCCCTGAAACCGAGCCTCGAAGCCATCGAGGATCTCAATCGTCTCAAGCAGTTGAATCTCATAGCTTCCATCGCTAAAACTTTTAACGCTTTCCGAGAACACTTAGATGCATAACCGAAGGGTCGAGATGGGGTCTCTGACGACATAAAGGTTGAACGCCTGCACACTGCTTTCTCGCAACAACAATCTGTTGTCCTGATGTGCAGCGAAGGGAAGCCGAAGGAGTGTCACAGATGCAAACTCATCGGCGCAACCCTCATAATGCAGGATATACCGGTTATTCATATCGGCGAAAATGACGAGCAAGTGACGCAGAAGAAAGTCATTGAACGTCTGACAGGCGGGCAATTGTCGATGTTCGGCGAAGAGACGTTTCACTCTGATTCGCCGCGTATGGGTTAAATCTGGATGGTCACTTCCTTGTGCTGGCTTTCCACTGCCCGGCGAGCTTCTTCGCGATTGTACGCTATCGTTTCGCGAAGTGGAATTTCCAAAGCAACCAGCAGTTCATTCCCGGTCCGTTCTTGACAATTGACACCGGGAATTTCTTGCACCCACCCGATCCACCAACCGTCACTTTGTTGGATGATAGCAGTGTAGTTCTGTTGCATCTTTTTCTTCAAACGATTAGATGTAGAATTTGAATTGCGGTTTACGATGGAAAACAGTGGGGTTTGAGATTAGAATTTCCCCAACGGCATCGGAAAAACGTACGGTAACAGGTTGAGATTCCCCTAGTTTGCACGTATTATAGTTCAATTTTGTTAAGCCGAAAATATCCTGTGCGACTCTTTCTATCGGTGCGTCTCCGTGTTGAATATCAATCCGTAATGGAACCGGGGTTTCCGCTCCGTCATAGGTTGCAATTCGAGGCTTGAATCCACTTCCCCATAACAAACCTGCTCGGCTATTAAGCCTCCAAAATGTCCCTCTAAGGACTGGTCTGGTCTCCGTACGAAATAACATCGGCGTATGTCGACGATCTACACGAACCCTCACACCAACGAGTTTAGTTCCCTTTGGACACGCTTTTTGATAACCGGAGAACTCCTCACTATTAATGGTAGACCGTGAATGCAAAAAAACCTCCTTAAGTTGCTTGCCCTCAAGATCTTTGTAAGTCTTTAGAACACCGTCTAAGAGCTTGCAAGCGGCGGATTCACTCAAATGAAATTGCTTCTTTTCCGGTGAATACCAGGGTCCATATTCACCAAGAAATATTATACCATCTCCGGTATCAAGAAACATCTGGGCAGCACAACAAGCGTTTTTCCCAACCTCATGCGTGTCAGTTTTACGAAAAGCAATTCCGATATAACAAACACCGTCGCGAGCAGTAGCAAGTTTCCAAGGCTTTCCACCGCATTTGTAATAAAGCGCAGTGCTAATGTTCCACATACGATCTGATAGGGGGGTGAGGCTGCGTTCCCTGCGTATATTGGTGTCTATCAATCGTAATGTAGATTCGCGCACAATTTGTAAAGGAATTTCATATTGCATCGCGCGCGCCTTAAACTGTCGTCGAAAATCAAGGGATAGGCGATACTGTTGTGGATAAAAATCTGGGAGTAATTCTGTTTGTCCAGCCCTTCTACTTTTTATTCTTTGGGAAGAAGCACGTTCGATAGGATCAGCGACCCGTGACTTTGAACGACAATTCTGCCAGATTTCATCCGGTACAACGCAAATGGCTACGTCAATATTCTCATCAAGTTTGGTTGTTTTTTTCAGTTGTTCAAGGTAATGGTTAGTAACTTCAAACACCCGCTCATATTCATCTGAGTAACGAGAGGTTTCAATGAGCTGATCTTGATCAATTTGATAAGATCTGACCGGTTCACTGGGCCAGTTCAAACAAAATGCCGCTTCAAAACCAGGAAATGGAGACCAAAGTCTCTGATTTCCATTTGGGGCAGAAATGGCGGGACGATTCATAGCATCTGCCCACTTATTAAAGTTAGTGAGCCCCTTGTTCGTTCCAATCACAATATAAGACAACTTTCCTGGTTGTGATGGTAAATCGATGTCAGAGGGACCAAAGGTAGCAAGTCCATCCCGTGGATGTATCATCCTCTGTCCATATCGGAATTCCAATTCTGGTTCATCAAAAACTATAAT from Candidatus Poribacteria bacterium encodes the following:
- a CDS encoding HRDC domain-containing protein, encoding MAKTEQRRIFNERTLKEMATYFPQTEESFIKIHGVGPKKTERYAKVFLPIIQDYCKKHGVKSVKNTNEALNTSETASEKPNEYAPELFERLREKRKTIADEEGVRPFGVFWNRTLEAMATFFP
- a CDS encoding Rpn family recombination-promoting nuclease/putative transposase, yielding MLDTNEVLSFFRDSLGQFSDRSAKWLLSNPENLRGLLEIIGSDLASSLDFSKVQRVNTTFIADNLREQESDLVFLLPFRDTNETEVLIYILIEHQSTVDPVMGFRLLFYMCQVWDQQRQKWVSENVPKSEWRFRPIIPVVFYTGQPKWQTPLSLEALMDVPQALLRFIPRFETLFLGVKSEPDANLVRTDSPFGWLMTVFKREDVPETSMFISVLERLGKHLGNLSESDRGSWEQAIYYLYLLVFYRRSVEERGILEQIVSEHHKALELSAQEVELMQSMAEHYLEQGIEQGIQQGARQMSIENTLATLNARFPRTDVNALKPSLEAIEDLNRLKQLNLIASIAKTFNAFREHLDA
- a CDS encoding type II toxin-antitoxin system HicB family antitoxin; the protein is MQQNYTAIIQQSDGWWIGWVQEIPGVNCQERTGNELLVALEIPLRETIAYNREEARRAVESQHKEVTIQI